From a region of the Hymenobacter jejuensis genome:
- a CDS encoding energy transducer TonB: MKKHVLIFLLFLLPALCWAQRVRKTEWESGTLEKGDKVGVWEYYGYTRDGSQVILQKYDHTTKKLLFFRPIEDIFYDVELQPGQWTKSRVDQPPMFIGSDPALATYTAKLNYPLAAQDRKLQGKVIVSFAIDTLGQISNHKVVAGVGGGCDEEALRVSRTIPNQWIPARKNGRAVPVVYEMPFVFRLK, from the coding sequence ATGAAAAAACACGTACTCATTTTTTTACTGTTTCTGTTGCCCGCCTTGTGCTGGGCCCAACGCGTCCGCAAAACCGAATGGGAAAGTGGCACCCTTGAAAAAGGCGACAAAGTAGGCGTCTGGGAATACTATGGCTACACCCGCGACGGCAGCCAGGTTATTTTGCAGAAGTACGACCACACCACCAAAAAGCTCCTGTTCTTCCGGCCCATCGAAGACATTTTCTACGACGTAGAATTGCAACCCGGCCAATGGACCAAAAGCCGCGTCGATCAGCCGCCGATGTTCATTGGCAGTGATCCGGCCCTGGCCACTTACACGGCCAAACTTAATTACCCCTTGGCTGCCCAGGATCGGAAGCTGCAAGGCAAAGTCATTGTGTCGTTTGCCATCGACACCCTGGGTCAGATATCGAACCACAAAGTGGTGGCCGGCGTGGGCGGCGGTTGCGACGAAGAGGCCCTGCGCGTGAGCCGCACCATTCCGAACCAATGGATTCCGGCCCGCAAAAACGGGCGTGCAGTCCCCGTTGTTTACGAGATGCCGTTTGTGTTCCGGCTCAAGTAG